From a region of the Paenibacillus lutimineralis genome:
- a CDS encoding RusA family crossover junction endodeoxyribonuclease produces the protein MIQFTVYGEPVAQGRPKFSTAGGFVKAYDPAKSRDYKDYVRLAATEHAPEVPLEGPVGMVLTVYRSTPKSFSKKRAAMAEAGQIQPTTKPDVDNYLKGVKDALKGVIWRDDSQVVEVFARKRYSARPRIEVKIKELS, from the coding sequence ATGATTCAATTCACAGTGTATGGCGAACCAGTAGCACAAGGAAGACCGAAGTTCAGCACCGCCGGAGGGTTCGTTAAAGCTTATGATCCGGCTAAGTCTCGGGACTATAAAGATTACGTCCGTCTGGCTGCAACGGAGCACGCTCCAGAGGTGCCACTGGAGGGACCGGTCGGGATGGTGCTAACGGTTTACCGATCAACTCCAAAGAGCTTTAGCAAAAAGCGGGCGGCAATGGCTGAGGCAGGGCAAATACAACCAACTACAAAACCGGATGTAGATAACTATCTAAAAGGGGTCAAGGATGCGCTGAAAGGCGTTATCTGGAGAGATGACAGTCAAGTTGTTGAAGTGTTTGCTCGGAAGAGATACAGTGCGAGACCGCGTATTGAAGTAAAAATTAAGGAATTATCATAA
- a CDS encoding DUF6906 family protein, which yields MGKQTRPTRPTRKQKAEMKAWKLVPENWLVIQDIPTVMILVSKGGLKKRVIRRGA from the coding sequence ATGGGGAAGCAAACACGACCAACAAGACCTACACGTAAACAAAAGGCAGAAATGAAAGCCTGGAAGCTTGTACCTGAAAATTGGTTAGTTATACAGGACATACCGACAGTGATGATATTGGTTAGCAAAGGTGGTCTCAAAAAACGAGTCATCAGGCGGGGAGCATAA